In the genome of bacterium, the window AAATCACCGGTATCGACACTTTGTGTCGGGCAGGCGGCCTCGATGGGTGCGGTGTTGTTGGCAGCCGGCGCACCGGGAAAGCGGCACGCCCTTCCCAATGCCCGGATTATGATGCATCAGGGATCCGCCGGTTTTCAGGGAACCATGCCGGACATAGACATCCAAGCCAAGGAAATTATGCGTGTGCGTACAGTAATGAATGAAATTTTAGCCAACCACACCGGCCAGACAGTAGAAAAAATTGTTGCGGATACAGAACGGGACTTCTGGCTTTCCGCGGAAGAAGCCAAGAACTATGGCGTGATTGACAAAGTCATGACGGTTAATTCGAAATAAAACAAAGGAGACGGCACAATGGTGCGCTCTCAAACGCCAAATGATATCGCGTGTTCTTTTTGCAACAAGGATGCTAAGAGTGTAAAAAAAATTATCAAGGGTCCGGGTGTTTATATTTGTGATGAATGCATTGTATTCTGTAATGATATTCTTTCGCATGAACACCAGGTCATGCCCGGCCGCAAAGAACAGTATCTGCTAAAACCTGCGGAGATAAAACAGGTTATGGATCAGTACATCATCGGGCAGGAACGCGCCAAACGTGTGCTGGCGGTTGCGGTCCATAATCACTATAAGCGGATACAAATTCAGCAGACTGTTACACAAGATGATGTCGAATTGATGAAAAGCAATATTTTGTTGATTGGTCCGACCGGAACAGGGAAAACCCTTATGGCGCAGACACTGGCGCGGATTTTACAGGTGCCTTTTGCCATTGTGGATGCCACAACATTGACCGAAGCAGGGTATGTCGGTGAAGATGTTGAAAATATTATATTAAAGCTGCTGCAAAATGGAGATTATGATGTTGAACAGACGCAGCGGGGTATTATTTATATTGATGAAATCGATAAAATAGGTCGGAAGAGTGAGAATCCTTCAATTACGCGTGATGTTTCAGGCGAGGGTGTCCAGCAGGCATTGTTGAAAATTATTGAAGGTACGGTGGCCAGTGTGCCGCCCAAAGGCGGACGTAAACATCCCCATCAGGAATATTTAAAAGTGGATACAACGAATATTTTGTTTATTTGTGGCGGTGCTTTTAATGGGCTGGAAAAAATTATTGAGCATCGGATTGGGAAAAAGTCGATTGGATTTGGTGTTGAACATTTTACCCATGAAAAACGCGGGCATGATGAACTGCTGGGTCATGTTCAACCGGATGATTTGATTAAATACGGCATGATCCCGGAATTTGTTGGACGTCTGCCCGTTGTTTCCGTGCTTAATGAACTGGATGAAGTGGCGTTGATAAAAATTTTGTCTGAACCTAAAAATGCATTAATCAAGCAGTATCAAAAGTTTTTTCAGATGGAAGATGTCTTGCTTACCATAAGGCCTGAAGCCCAGGTGGCGGTTGCACAGGAAAGCTTAAAACGAAAAACCGGGGCACGCGGCTTACGTGCGGTTATGGAAGATATTATGCTGGATTTAATGTATGATCTTCCCGGACGTGATGACGTTCGTGAGTGTATTATTACACCGGAAGTTATCAGTAAAAGCGCCAAACCTCAATTGGTTTTGATCGAAAATGAGGACGCAGAAGAAAAACTCGCGTAAAAAAATGAAAAGAAAAAGTGCCATGATGTTAAAAAACAAAAATAAACAACCGGTTGGCAGGCAAACACTGCCATTGATGCCTTTGCGGGATCTGGTTGTCTTTCCGCATATGATCGTTCCTTTGTTTGTGGGACGGGAAAAATCAGTGGCTGCTTTGGAAGCGGCCATGCTGGAAGATCGTATGATTGTGTTGGCAACCCAAATGCGTGCTCAGATTGATGATCCAACAATCGAGGATGTCTATTCTGTGGGTATTCAGGCACAAGTATTACAGGTGCTTAAGATGCCGGATAATACGATCAAGGTGTTGGTTGAGGGCAAGGAGCGGGTTCGTATTCAGTCGTTTATTGAAAATGATAAATACTATTCCGCTCTTGTCGGTAAGATCACTGAAGTCCCCGGACCTGCGGCGACAACCAAGGCGCTGATGCGCAATTGTATTCAACTTTTTGAGCATTATGCACGTTTGAATAAAAAAATTCCTTCTGACATTATTTCGAGTGCGGCACAGATCAATGAACCAAAACGGTTTATCGATACAGTCGCCGCGAACATGAATTCCAAGATTGAGGAAAAACAGCGTCTGTTGGAGATTGAGGACACTATCGGCCGCTTGGAACTGTTGGGGAAGCTGCTTTCCGATGAAATTGAAATCCTTGAAATTGAGCGCCGCATTAAGGGGCGGGTCCGGAAACAAATGGAACATACTCAGAAGGAATATTATCTTCAGGAACAGATGAAGGCCATTCGGAAAGAACTGGGACAAAAAGATGACGGAAATGAAATTGAATCCCTGAGACAAAAAATTAAAAAAGCGAAAATGCCTGAAGAAGCTGAAGAAAAAGCATTGAAAGAACTGCAGCGTCTCGAACGGATGCAGCCGATGTCACCTGAAGCGGCGGTAATTCGTACTTATATCGACTGGTTTCTATCTTTGCCCTGGGCGATACGCACGCGGGAAAAACTTGAATTGCGGAATGTTGCGCGGCAAATGGATAAAGATCACTATGGACTCAAAAAAGTTAAGGAGCGTATTCTGGAATATCTGGCAGTGCGTAAATTGGCACCGGCGATGAAGGGGCCGATTTTATGTTTGGTAGGTCCTCCGGGTGTGGGGAAGACTTCATTGGCCAGGTCGGTGGCCAAGGCGATTAATCGAAATTTTGTCAGAATTTCATTGGGCGGAGTTCGCGACGAAGCGGAGATACGCGGGCATCGTCGAACTTACATCGGCGCCTTGCCGGGGCGGATCATTCAGTCGTTGAAAACAGCTAAAAGTAAAAATGCGTTACTGTTGTTTGACGAACTGGATAAAGTCGGATCGGATTATAGGGGCGATCCGGCGGCTGCGCTTTTGGAAGTTTTGGACCCGGAACAAAATGTTCATTTTTCAGATCATTATCTGGATGCGTATTTTGATCTTTCGGAAATCATGTTTATTGCCACGGCCAATGTCATGCATCATCTTCATCCCACGCTCAAAGACCGCATGGAGATTATTGAGATTCCGGGATACACATTGGAAGAAAAGGTGAAAATTGCTGAAAAACATTTGGTGATGCGTTTGATGACGGATCATGGTTTGACACCCGGAGATATTAGTTTGTCCCGGGAGATGATTGAAAAAATCATTATGGGTTATACGTCTGAAGCAGGGGTTCGGAATCTCAATCGTGAGCTGGCAGCGGTTATGCGTAAAGTGACACGCTTGAAAGTTGAAAAAAAAGTTTCGTCCGGCGGTAAAAAAATTAATACTGCGGATTTAGTGAGGTTTCTCGGAGCGCCTAAATATTTGAAACGAAAAGGTGAACGCAAGCATACTGTAGGTGTTTCAACCGGACTGGCTTGGACTGAAGTCGGGGGTGAGATTTTGGTCATCGAGGTGACTTTGATGCCGGGAAAAGGGCAACTGATTTTAACCGGTAAGCTGGGTGAGGTGATGAAAGAATCCGCGCAGGCAGCGGTTAGTTATGCCAGGGCGCATGCACAGGATATCCAAATTCCGGCTGATTTTTATCAGCAGACGGATATTCACATTCATGTCCCCGAAGGGGCGATTCCCAAGGATGGGCCGTCTGCCGGGATTGCAATTGCCACCGCAATTTTATCGGCACTCTCGGGAAAGCCGGTCAATAAGGATGTGGCCATGACCGGTGAGATTACATTGCGGGGACACGTGCTGGCCATCGGCGGCCTCAAAGAAAAACTTTTGGCAGCCACCCGGGCCGGTTTGAAAATTGTTTTGGTTCCAAAAGAAAATGAGAAAGATTTGTCGGACTTGCCGTCGGAAGTGAAAAAAAGCCTTGCAATTAAACTGGTGGAAGATATGTGTGATGTTTTGCCGGTTGCATTGTTGGGCGCGTCTAAAAAAAAGAAACAGGTAAGCGGTGCTGTTAGGAAAAAAACAGTGGCGGAGCAACCGGCGCAACACATTTGCCGAACACTTAAACATGAAAAACGTATATGGTTCAACGGTCGCTGACACTCATCAAGACGGCTTTTGAAAGCAAGCAATTTCCGCCGGAAACCGGCGTGGAAATAGTCTTGGCAGGTCGTTCCAATGTTGGGAAATCAACATTGATTAATCAACTTGGCGGGCAAACCGGGAAAATCCGGACCCGGGCCGGGGCGCGGGTTTCGCAAAAACCGGGGTGTACGCAATCAATTAATTTTTATGCCTGGGAATCCGGAATTACATTGGTGGATTTTCCCGGATTTGGGTATGCCAAACTGCCCATGGCACTACGCAAGAAGATTCAAGGATTGATTGATAGTTATTTTGCAAAAAGACAGAATATCGGGTTGTTGGTTCACTTGGCGGATGCGCGACTTCCGGTGCAGAAATTGGATTGGCAGATGATTGAGTGGGGAAAACATTTTGAGTATCCCTACTTGTTTACTTTGAACAAATGTGATAAATTGTCGCGGTCGCAAATTGCAGTACGAACCAATGAAATGAAGCAATTGCTTCGGACGGTACTGAAAAATCACCAAATTGTTCCCATATCGGCACAAACCGGACAGGGTATCAATACATTGAAACAGATGATTAAGTCGGCAGCTGAAACATTTCGTTCCACTGACGGCTGAAACGGTCATCAGCTTGTGCGGGTGTGTTTAAAAGAGAGGAGTAAATGACAATGATGTATAAAAAAAGACTCATGACACCTGGTCCCACCGATGTCCCGCCTACAGTACTTTCTGAGGCAGGTAAGCCGATGATTCATCATCGGACTCCCCAATTCCGGAAGGTTTTGACCGGTGTGGTTGCAGGCCTCAAACGGATTTTTCAGACAGAAAATGATATGCTGGTTTTTCCTGCTGCCGGAACCGGCGGCATGGAATCAGCCATCGTCAACTTGTGCTCACCCGGAGATAAAATTTTGGTTGCATCTTGCGGTAATTTTGGTAACCGCTGGACAGCCATTGCTAAAGCTTATGCAGTGGAGAGCGAGCATTATGAGGTGGCTTGGGGTGAGGCGGTGGATCCTTTGGAAATTGAAAAACGTCTCCAGGCCAATAGCGGTATTAAAGCCGTTTATATTACCCTGTCGGAAACATCGACCGGCATTGAATCAGATGTTCAGAAAATCGGTGAGATTGTATCAAAATTTAAGGCAGTTCTGGTGGTGGATGCCATTTCCGGGCTGGGTGCAACGGCCATGAAAACCGATGAGTGGAAAGCGGATGTGGTTGTGGTTGGCGCGCAAAAGGGACTGATGATTCCGCCGGGATTGGCCATGATCTCTATTTCAAAAAAAGCCTGGGACGTGGTGAAGGAATCCACGTTGCCCAAATTTTATTTTAGTTGGGAAAAGAGCCGGAAATCCATGGTTGCCGAGGAATTGGCCAATACACCTTATACACCTTCCGTATCTTTGATTATGCAGTTGGCAGAGGCGATTAAAATTATTGAAAATGAGGGCCTGGAAGCGATTTGGGCGCGTCATGCAACCATGGCGGAAGCGACACGGGCAGCCATGGTTGCGCTGGGTCTGAAATTATTTGCGACCGGCAGCCCCAGTAATGCAGTGACCTCGATTTGTGTTCCTGACGGGGTAGACGGCGGAAAGTTGTTTAAAACAATTCGCGATACCTATGGCATTACATTGGCCGGTGGTCAGGGGCAGATTAAAGGAAAGATTTTTCGGATCGGGCATTTAGGCTATGCTGACGACTGGGATGTTATTGCTGCGGTTGCCGCAGTTGAACGGGCGCTTCAGGAACAAGGTTTTAAGTTTGAACTTGGAAAAGGTGTTGCTGCTGCCGAAAAAGTTTTGTTTGCAGGATCCTAAGATGGAGGGATGAGAAGATGTTTAAGGTACTGATTAGTGATAATTTGGCAGTAGAAGGCCAGGAAATTCTTAAGAATGATCCGGAGATTGAACTTGATGCACGGGAGAAAGTAACTGCAGAAGAATTGCTTAAAATTATTCCTGACTATGATGCATTGATTATCCGGAGTGCCAGCAAAGTTACCTTGGAGGTGCTGGAAGCGGCAAAAAAATTAAAGGTTATTGGTCGTGCTGGTGTTGGTATTGATAACATTGATCTGGCCGAGGCAACCCGGCGGGGTGTCATTGTGATGAATACGCCGGATGGCAACACGATTTCCACTGCGGAGCATACTTTTTCTTTGATTATGGCGATTTCGCGCAATATTCCCATGGCAGATAAATCAGTGAAAGAAGGGAAATGGGAGCGGAAGAAATTTATGGGAACAGAGCTCTACGGGAAGACGCTGGGTATTGTCGGGCTTGGCCGTATCGGCACCGAGCTGGCCAAGCGTGCGCAGTCTTTTGGTATGAAGATCATGGCATTTGATCCTTTTTTAACCAAAGAAAAAGCGGACAAATTGAGTGTGAAACTTGCAACCTTGGATGAAATTACAACTCAGGCGGACTACATTACGGTACATACGCCGAAAAATAAGGAAACGGCAGGCCTGTTTAGCAAAGCGCAATTTGCAAAAATGAAAAAAACCACCAGGATTATTAATTGCGCCCGCGGTGGGATTGTCAATCAACAGGATTTGAAAGAGGCATTGGAAAATGGTGTCGTAGCAGGTGCAGCACTGGATGTTTTTGATTCGGAGCCGCCTGAGGATAATGGGCTGTTTGCTCTCGGAAATATCGTTTTAACCCCGCATCTTGGTGCGTCGACAGAAGAAGCACAGATCAATGTCGGGATTATTATGGCAGAACAGGTAAGGGACGCACTCAAGGGTGGTATGATTCGCAGTGCGGTGAATATTCCTACGGTTGCACCGGAAATACTAAAGGAAATTGCTCCTTATCTTGACTTGGCGGAATGTTTGGGTAGTTTTCAGGCACAGATGCTGGAAGGTCAGTTGAAAAAAATAACCATTAAATATGCCGGAGATGTATGTGATAGCCCAACTGATTTGATTAGTGTGGCGGCGGTTAAAGGTTTTTTATCCAGCATGCTCTCTGAGTCTCTGAATTTTGTCAATGCCCGGGTCCTGGCAAAAGAGCGGGGTATTGAAATTGTAGAAACAACTTCCACGGATACGGTTGATTTTACCAGCACCATTGCCGTGCAGGTTGAAACAGACAAAGAAGATCGTGAAATCGTGGGGACATTGATTAGTAAGAAGCGTGAACCTTATGTCGTTTCTTTATTCGGCTATCACACAGATTTTATTCCCAAAGGAAATCTACTGGTTTTTACACACAAGGATGAACCCGGGATCGTCGGTAAGATGGGGTCGATTCTTGGAAACGGTGGGATTAATATTGCAACGCTGCGCATGGGACGCGACGAAATCGGCGGAGAAGCAGTCAGCATTTTAAGTGTTGACTCAGAAGTGCCGGGAAATATTTTGAAGGAATTAGCTCAGGCAGCAGATATCAAGACAATTAAAAATGTTAATTTGTAAATATTCAACACATTAAAAAGTGATTCTGCTACAAAATCCTTTTTGCTGTCTTTGCGAGGAGCGGTAGCGACGAAGCCCCGATCGGTTGGGGAATCGTACGGGACTTCCTGTGGTCGTAATGGGGGAGCAGCAGAATCACAAGTTAGGATAACAGCATGTCAAATTTAGTCATTGTAGGCGCCCAATGGGGCGATGAAGGAAAAGGGAAAATTATTGATTTGCTTTCCGAAAACGCGGATGCGGTAATTCGTTTTCAAGGCGGAAATAACGCAGGTCATACAGTTGTTTTCGGAGGGAAAAAGCATATCCTTCATCTTATCCCATGCGGTATTTTACATGATGATAAAATGTGCATCATTGGAAACGGCGTTGTGATTGATCCGCCGGCATTGCTGGCGGAAATCCAGGAACTTCGCGACAGCGGTATCGAGGTTAATGAAAATCTAAAAATCAGTGCATTGGCACCTGTGACCTTTTCATTTCATCGTGAATTGGACAAAGCGAAGGAAACAAAACGTGGAAAAGGAAAGATAGATACGACACATCGCGGGATCGGTCCGACCTATATTGATAAATATAGTCGAATTGGAATCCGTTTGATAGATTTATTGGATGAAAAGCGTTTGCGGATATGCCTGGAACGAAATCTGGAGGAAAAGAATTATCTTTTTGAAAATTATTATTCAATTAAGCCTTTTAAAATTGAGGAACTTTTGGTAGAATATCTTGCATATGGTGAGCAGTTAAAGCCATTTATTATGGATACCGTTCCCCTGATTAACTCCCTGTTGGAACAAAATAAAAAAGTTCTTTTTGAAGGGGCTCAGGGGACCTATCTGGATGTTGATTTTGGGACTTATCCATTCGTAACAGCATCGCATCCGACTGCAGGCGGTGCCAGCATTGGAACCGGCGTAGGACCTACGCGAATTGACCGTATTTTGGGTATCGTCAAAGCCTATACCACGCGGGTTGGTGCCGGACCGTTTCCTACAGAATGGGCGGATGGCGGTGAAGACCTCCGCAAGAAGGGGAAGGAATTTGGGGCAACCACAGGTCGCCCGCGTCGCTGTGGTTGGTTTGATGCAATTGGGGTCAGACGGGCACGGCTGGTGAATGGTTTTGACCATATCGCGCTCACCAAACTGGATGTTTTAAGTGGCTTAAGTGAGCTTAAAATTTGTATTAGCTATGATATTGATGGGGAAATTGTTGAAGATGTACCAACGGCTTTGGATGACGTTGAAAAAATAAAACCAGTTTATGAAACCTTGCCAGGTTGGCAGGAAGACATTACCGGTGTCAAATCGCGTGAAGCGCTACCGGAGAATGCCAAAAAATATATGGATCGAATTGAAGCGCTTATTGGCGCGAAAATATCAATAATCTCCCTCGGCGAAGACAGAACACAGACGATTGTTATAGATACCTTGTTTTAAGGTGAATGAGCCGGTAGCTCAGTTGGTAGAGCACCGCCCTTTTAAGGCGGCTGTCGAGAGTTCGAGACTCTCCCGGCTCACCATAACTTGTTATTTTATAAGTGTTTTGTTTTAAAATATTAAAAAAAACCACTAATTTTATTACAAAAATATTATTAATTATTTACAAAAAAGCAAGAGAAAAAGTTGACAAAAAATATAAATTAAGTTAAATTTAAATAAAGCGACACTCTTCGTCAAAGCGTGATTTTATGAAAGAGGCCTTCAGATGGGCTATAAAAGTTCCCGCAATAAAACGGCGACTATTTTAATACTTTTAAGTGTGTTTATTATAGGCGCTATATCCTTGAGTAGAGCTGAATCTGATAATTTAAGCAAACTAAAAAATTTGGCGGCAACACAATCCAAAAATCCCAATGCACAATTTAATCTCGGTTTGTATTATTTCCAACAGGGTAAATATATACTCTCATTAGCTTATCTTAAAAAGGTCATTCAACTTAATTCTAAAGACGAAGAAGCGCTGGTGCTGTTGGGATCGGTTTATTTGCGATTGGGAAATCTTCAGGATGCAGAAAAAAATCTGCGTAAAGTTCTGGATATTAATCCGGATAATATCGATGCAAGAAACAACCTGAGTCTGGTTTATCTGAATCTAAGTAGGCCGGATGATGCCATCAATGCTTTGCAGGAGAGCTTACGGCTTCAGCCGAATAATCTGGATGCACTTAATAAACTCGCTTTTATTTATGTAACTTTGAACCGGGCGGATGAAGCGATTCGGGTGTATAAAAAAATTCTAAACATTGATCCGAAATCCATTTATTCCTATGAGAGGCTGGCGCAGCTTTATTTTGATTTAAAAAAACATAGTGAAGTTATTAAGCTCTACGGGCAATCCAAAGCAAAGAAAGTGTCGGTGACGGCTAAATTTTTGAATAGGGTTGCATTCGCCCATTTTTATAAAGGTGAAGTGAAAGCGGCCTACGAATATTTTTCGCGCGCCCATAAAATAAATCCCGGGGATGCGGAGAGTCATTATGGAATGGGGTTGGTGGCTTATAAAAAAGCCAATCTAGATATCGCGCTAAAAAAATTCAAACAGGCGATAAAAATTAAAAAAGATTATATTGAAGCATACCGGCAACTTGCCGTGACCTATGAGGATAAGGGCGAATATATTAAGGCACTCTATTTTTACCGTCAGGTACTCAAAATTTCTCCCGCAGACCGTTCGGCCAAAAGAAATTACCGGACCATCCGAACCAAAGCAATTGATTATTATCTCCGTAAGGGCAGTAAGGCTTACTTTGATGGCGATTACGAGGCGGCGGTAAAAGCCTGGAGCAATGTCCGAAAACTTGATTCTAAAAATGCCACAGCCAATAAATTTATTAAAACCGCCAGGGTGAAGCTGGCCTCTAAAATCAACGAGCATAGCGATCGCGCCGAAGCTTATTTGCGGCGTGGTCTGCATCAGGAAGCCTATCGTGAATTCAGGGCCGCGTTGCGGTTGGATCCTAAAAACAAGAAGGCACGCCGCGGAATGGAACGGGTGAAATTAAAGCAAAAGGAAAAAGATGAGATTAAAACTGCGCAGGCATTAGACAGTATTAAACGGGGCGGGAATGTGAAAGCCGCATTGCGGGATCTAAAGAGTATTTCAAGAAAAGATCCCACCAATATTACTGCAAAGAGAATGGTTCGCAAAGTACAGACGGAACAAAAATCCGGTACGGAAAGAAATTATCGGAAGGGCATTGAGTTGTTTTCCAAAGGGAAATTGCGCGAAGCGATTGTTAGTTTGGAACGCGCCATGGAGATGGATCAAAACAATCAGGGCATTAAAAATCTTTTATATAAAGCCCGGACCCAACTGCGGGAAAATATTAAAGCGCTTATGGCGCGCGGGATTGAATTGGCCAATTCGGGTAGAATTCCGGAGTCCAAGGAGAAATTTACGGAAGTACTTAAATTGGACCCGGACAATTCCGAGGCCAATGACTATTTAAAGAAGTTTACAGGAAAAATAGCTCAGGTTACTGTTAGTAAAGAAGAAATTAAAAAACTGTATTATGACGGCGTATCGCTCTATTTGGACGGACAAAATCGCAGGGCAATTGAAGTGTGGAAAAAAATCCTTCTGTTGGACCCGGAAAATCAGGAAGCAAAAAGTTCTATTACCAAGGCGGAAATGGAATTGAAAGAAATGGAAAAACGTGGTATCAAATCACAGTAGGTTTTCAAGATTTTTAAAGAAAGGTCGGCTGCATGGCTATTGACAATACGGAAGCTAAAGTGCCAATCATAAAATTAAAATCCAAGCGTGGTTTGCGTTTTAAGTTTGTCCTTTCGATCACATTGCTTTTAACTCTGACAATTATTTTTATCAGTTTTTTTGCATTGCAAGGAGAGCAAAAGGCTTTGCGTGCCGAAATGGAGCAGCGTGGTATTACGATCGCCAAAAATATGGCAGTGAATGCAGCGAAACCACTTTTGCGGGGAGAGATTTTACCCTTGGCATCGTTGGTGAAGGATGCCATGGGGAACAAAGGTGTTATGTATGCGCTGTTGGTGGATGAAAATGGGATGATTGTTGCCCATAATAACATTTCTGAATCAGGGAAACCTTATCAACGCCCGCCAGGTGTTCTTACGCTTGAGAGTAAGTCGATTGCTATTTCTAAAATTTTTCAATATCAAACCGTCAAAACAGTGGATATTGCCATTCCAATTTTATTGCAGAACCGCGCCAAACTAGGGGAAGCTCATGTGGGACTGTCTCAAAAATTGATTGAGGAAGTCATCCAGGAAGCGGTTACCCAAATTATGGTGATTGCATTGGGGTTTATTATTACCGGGATGATTGTGACACTTATTTTAGTAAGTATTATTGTGCAACCCATTCGTGCCTTGGAGGCCGGTGCACAAATTGTTGGTCAAGGAAATCTTGATTATACCATCAAGGTTAAGAGTCAGGATGAAATAGGCAATCTGGCAAAAACATTTAATAAAATGACCAGTGATCTCAAGACCGCTCAAAAGAATTTAATTGAGAAAGAAAAACTGGAGCAAGAATTGGAAACCGCCCGGAAAATTCAGGCAGTTTTATTACCCAAATCCGATCCTGTGATTGAAGGTCTTCAAATTGTATCTTTTTATCAGTCTGCCAAGGAAGTCGGCGGGGACTATTACGATTTTCATAATATTAGTGATAATTTATTGGGCATCACGGTTGCCGACGTCTCTGGAAAGGGTATTCCGGGATGCTTGGGAATGGTGATGACCCGTAGTATTTTACGTTCACAAATTCATCTGCTGGATGCATATAAAGTAATTTCAAAAACCAATTCACTTTTATATAAAGATATTAAACGCGGGATGTTTGTGACCATGTTTCATTTGCTTTTAGATATAAAGAAGAAGACGATTAATTGTGCCAATGCGGGTCACAATCCCTTAATCGTTGGGCATGCCGAC includes:
- a CDS encoding tetratricopeptide repeat protein encodes the protein MSRAESDNLSKLKNLAATQSKNPNAQFNLGLYYFQQGKYILSLAYLKKVIQLNSKDEEALVLLGSVYLRLGNLQDAEKNLRKVLDINPDNIDARNNLSLVYLNLSRPDDAINALQESLRLQPNNLDALNKLAFIYVTLNRADEAIRVYKKILNIDPKSIYSYERLAQLYFDLKKHSEVIKLYGQSKAKKVSVTAKFLNRVAFAHFYKGEVKAAYEYFSRAHKINPGDAESHYGMGLVAYKKANLDIALKKFKQAIKIKKDYIEAYRQLAVTYEDKGEYIKALYFYRQVLKISPADRSAKRNYRTIRTKAIDYYLRKGSKAYFDGDYEAAVKAWSNVRKLDSKNATANKFIKTARVKLASKINEHSDRAEAYLRRGLHQEAYREFRAALRLDPKNKKARRGMERVKLKQKEKDEIKTAQALDSIKRGGNVKAALRDLKSISRKDPTNITAKRMVRKVQTEQKSGTERNYRKGIELFSKGKLREAIVSLERAMEMDQNNQGIKNLLYKARTQLRENIKALMARGIELANSGRIPESKEKFTEVLKLDPDNSEANDYLKKFTGKIAQVTVSKEEIKKLYYDGVSLYLDGQNRRAIEVWKKILLLDPENQEAKSSITKAEMELKEMEKRGIKSQ
- a CDS encoding SpoIIE family protein phosphatase, with amino-acid sequence MAIDNTEAKVPIIKLKSKRGLRFKFVLSITLLLTLTIIFISFFALQGEQKALRAEMEQRGITIAKNMAVNAAKPLLRGEILPLASLVKDAMGNKGVMYALLVDENGMIVAHNNISESGKPYQRPPGVLTLESKSIAISKIFQYQTVKTVDIAIPILLQNRAKLGEAHVGLSQKLIEEVIQEAVTQIMVIALGFIITGMIVTLILVSIIVQPIRALEAGAQIVGQGNLDYTIKVKSQDEIGNLAKTFNKMTSDLKTAQKNLIEKEKLEQELETARKIQAVLLPKSDPVIEGLQIVSFYQSAKEVGGDYYDFHNISDNLLGITVADVSGKGIPGCLGMVMTRSILRSQIHLLDAYKVISKTNSLLYKDIKRGMFVTMFHLLLDIKKKTINCANAGHNPLIVGHADGKVDMFNPSGIALGLDKGVRFDKKTQSVNIQLYPGDVFVLYTDGVTEAMNNNEEEFTEERLAEVVGRNVSKSSQELNDTIINELMDFTAGAPQHDDITLLTVKIG